Proteins encoded within one genomic window of Anopheles gambiae chromosome 3, idAnoGambNW_F1_1, whole genome shotgun sequence:
- the LOC1275454 gene encoding short-chain specific acyl-CoA dehydrogenase, mitochondrial produces MFRKLTTAFNSRCALSRSFSVCELSKEHQQVQQLCRQFSERELKPAASVIDRNGTFPEQQIAKLAELGLMRVTVAPLYGGSGLDMLSLSLVVEELSRGCGSTGSIVSIHNCLYANLLHRLGTDDQRARFFNKYESKTIGAFALSEAGAGSDVAAMTTRATRDADGSWILNGTKAWVTSGIESVAAIVFATVDPALKYKGITAFLVDFDSGALAGVHRGRPEDKLGIRGTSTCDLMLENVRVPEGNVLGTVGGGMRIAMEQLDRARIGIASQAIGIGQAALETAVEYAKQRTAFGGTLIDLPAVRTRIAEMGTRLEMARLLVRKAAGEIDRGLRATKACSMAKWIAGETATYAAHGCQQILGGMGYVKSLPGERYYRDARITEIYGGVTDVQKAIVADQIIKELE; encoded by the exons ATGTTCCGGAAGCTTACCACAG CATTCAACTCTCGCTGCGCACTTTCACGGTCGTTCAGTGTGTGCGAACTGTCCAAGGAGCACCAACAAGTCCAGCAACTATGTCGTCAGTTCAGCGAGCGAGAATTAAAACCCGCCGCAAGTGTCATCGATCGTAACGGAACGTTCCCGGAGCAGCAGATCGCCAAGCTGGCGGAGCTGGGACTGATGCGCGTTACCGTGGCGCCGCTGTATGGTGGATCCGGTTTGGATATGCTTTCCCTTTCGCTGGTAGTCGAGGAACTTTCCCGGGGATGCGGAAGCACCGGCTCGATAGTGTCCATCCACAACTGCCTTTATGCCAACCTGTTGCATCGCCTCGGTACGGACGATCAGAGGGCACGATTTTTCAACaaatacgaaagcaaaaccatCGGAGCGTTCGCCCTTAGTGAGGCAGGGGCTGGCTCGGACGTGGCTGCTATGACGACCAGAGCCACCAGGGATGCCGATGGAAGCTGGATACTGAACGGCACAAAGGCCTGGGTAACATCGGGCATCGAATCGGTGGCGGCGATCGTATTTGCCACCGTCGATCCAGCGCTAAAGTATAAGGGCATAACCGCATTTCTGGTCGATTTTGACAGTGGCGCACTGGCCGGAGTACATCGGGGCCGCCCGGAAGACAAGCTGGGAATTCGTGGTACATCCACGTGCGATTTGATGCTGGAAAATGTGCGTGTACCGGAAGGAAACGTTCTTGGTACCGTCGGTGGCGGTATGCGCATTGCGATGGAACAGCTGGATCGTGCACGAATTGGCATCGCCTCGCAAGCAATCGGAATAGGTCAAGCCGCTCTAGAAACGGCCGTAGAATATGCAAAGCAGCGTACCGCGTTCGGTGGTACACTGATAGATCTTCCTGCCGTGCGTACCAGAATAGCCGAAATGGGCACACGGCTGGAAATGGCCCGACTGCTAGTTCGTAAAGCGGCCGGTGAGATTGACCGTGGACTGCGCGCGACAAAGGCTTGCTCGATGGCCAAATGGATCGCCGGAGAGACGGCAACGTATGCGGCCCATGGTTGTCAGCAAATTTTGGGTGGCATGGGGTACGTGAAAAGCCTGCCGGGCGAGCGGTATTATCGCGATGCACGCATTACCGAGATATATGGCGGTGTGACCGACGTGCAGAAAGCGATCGTAGCGGACCAAATCATCAAGGAGCTGGAATGA
- the LOC1275452 gene encoding BLOC-1-related complex subunit 8 homolog: MNQKVSTVNDPELQAKVKKTTEKISENMHIIANEPSLAFYRIQEHVRKVIPLIVERRAEVVQLQQDLQGKCYDMEYAIGAVKDIEAADTSLKNVQELLKNAIFLKQQLKYVESRRPKKDTNSSVYKRLSAHITLDLPDLTDLSGVVRETTNRVEHMMSQARNSNSNINNNPPAGTANSTAGPAELQRSYTTLH; encoded by the exons ATGAACCAAAAAGTGTCAACCGTGAACGATCCGGAATTGCAGGCCAAAGTGAAGAAAA CGACTGAAAAAATATCGGAAAACATGCACATCATTGCTAACGAGCCTAGTTTAGCATTCTACCGCATCCAGGAGCACGTCCGGAAAGTAATCCCGCTCATAGTGGAGCGTCGCGCGGAGGTGGTTCAACTGCAGCAGGATTTACAGGGCAAGTGCTACGATATGGAGTACGCCATAGG TGCCGTGAAGGATATTGAGGCAGCCGATACGTCGTTGAAGAATGTCCAAGAATTGCTAAAGAATGCCATCTTTCTCAAGCAACAGCTAAAGTACGTGGAATCTAGACGACCGAAGAAAGACACCAACAGCTCCGTGTACAAACGGTTGTCGGCCCACATCACACTGGACCTGCCCGACCTTACCGATCTGTCCGGGGTGGTGCGGGAAACAACCAACCGGGTGGAGCACATGATGTCACAGGCGCGAAATTCGAACAgtaacatcaacaacaaccctCCCGCGGGGACGGCCAACTCCACCGCAGGGCCAGCCGAGTTGCAACGGTCCTACACAACGCTGCACTGA
- the LOC1275455 gene encoding glycine--tRNA ligase isoform X1, with the protein MSTQLFLNFLSRLVPRGGSSPGAAVRHLSSLVSSPRCVRLIVSSSTKLQQQPIPRRHIEWNPAVQSRSYAVAASQSDPSFRKPFNWGSNKKHRDVKLRLQLLENMTDPKIEAELAPLREAVKEQGDLVRKLKSEGAPEIDVKKAVNELKARKKVLEDRELSLAPQVASFDRARMEDLLKRRFFYDQSFAIYGGITGQYDFGPMGCALKSNMINTWRQFFVLEEQMLEVDCSILTPEPVLKASGHVDRFADLMTKDVKNGECFRLDHLIKNHLEKLAAAKDATAELKDECADIVIKLDGMTKDEMAAILRKYNMKSPITGNDLTEPIEFNLMFGTQIGPTGLVKGFLRPETAQGIFVNFKRLLEFNQGRLPFAAAQIGNSFRNEISPRSGLIRVREFTMCEIEHFCDPQAKNHPKFENVADTVMTLYSACNQMDGKSAQQIRIGDAVASGLVANETLGYFMARIQMYLHRIGILPERLRFRQHMGNEMAHYACDCWDAECLTSYGWIECVGCADRSAYDLTQHTNATGVKLVAEKKLPAPKTIEVTEVVPNKAAIGKAFKKEAKAITEALAKLSLGEVETIGKSLGDSGEHLLAVNGTDVKLTNDLIAVKTTSKTVHVEEITPSVIEPSFGIGRIMYSLLEHSFRMREGDEQRCYFSLPPVVAPLKCSVLPLSNNAEFAPFVKKISSALTSVDVSHKVDDSSGSIGRRYARTDEIAIPYGITIDFDTLKEPHTVTLRERDSMKQVRIGLDEVANTIRDLATGRTSWAEVEQKYPRFEQQEASAK; encoded by the exons ATGTCTACTCAGCTTTTTCTCAACTTCCTCAGTAGATTAGTTCCTAGAGGCGGCAGCAGCCCCGGAGCAGCAGTGCGACACTTATCCTCCTTAGTATCTTCTCCCCGTTGCGTTCGATTAATCGTCAGTTCGTCCACAAAGCTACAGCAACAGCCAATCCCCCGACGACACATCGAGTGGAATCCAGCGGTACAGAGTCGCTCGTACGCGGTAGCAGCCAGCCAAAGCGACCCCTCATTCCGAAAGCCCTTCAATTGGGGTTCGAACAAAAAACATCGTGACGTGAAGCTTCGTCTCCAGCTGTTGGAAAACATGACTGATCCAAAGATTGAGGCAGAGCTGGCGCCGTTGCGCGAAGCAGTTAAGGAGCAG GGAGACCTGGTACGCAAGCTCAAAAGTGAAGGTGCTCCAGAAATTGACGTGAAGAAAGCGGTCAATGAGCTGAAGGCGCGCAAGAAGGTGCTTGAAGATCGTGAATTGAGCCTCGCTCCCCAGGTGGCCAGCTTCGATCGGGCCCGTATGGAGGATCTGCTGAAGCGACGGTTCTTCTACGACCAAAGCTTTGCCATCTACGGTGGCATTACCGGCCAGTACGACTTTGGACCGATGGGCTGTGCGCTCAAGTCCAATATGATCAATACGTGGCGTCAGTTCTTCGTGCTCGAGGAGCAGATGCTCGAGGTAGATTGTTCCATCCTGACGCCGGAACCGGTCCTGAAGGCGTCCGGCCATGTCGATCGCTTTGCCGATCTGATGACGAAGGACGTAAAGAATGGTGAATGTTTCCGGCTGGATCATCTGATTAAAAATCACCTGGAGAAGCTGGCAGCGGCCAAGGATGCGACGGCGGAGCTGAAGGACGAGTGTGCCGATATCGTGATCAAGCTGGACGGTATGACCAAGGACGAGATGGCAGCGATTCTGCGGAAGTACAACATGAAATCGCCCATCACCGGTAACGATCTGACGGAGCCGATCGAGTTCAACCTAATGTTCGGCACGCAGATCGGACCGACCGGATTGGTGAAGGGTTTCCTGCGTCCCGAAACGGCGCAGGGAATTTTCGTGAACTTCAAGCGACTGCTCGAGTTCAACCAGGGCCGGCTACCGTTCGCTGCGGCCCAGATCGGCAACAGCTTCCGGAATGAAATTTCACCCCGCTCCGGTCTGATCCGGGTGCGCGAGTTTACCATGTGCGAGATCGAACACTTCTGCGATCCGCAGGCGAAAAACCATCCTAAGTTCGAGAATGTCGCGGACACGGTAATGACGCTCTACTCCGCCTGCAACCAGATGGACGGAAAGAGTGCCCAGCAGATCCGGATCGGTGATGCCGTAGCGAGTGGTCTGGTCGCGAACGAAACGCTCGGCTACTTTATGGCCCGCATACAGATGTACCTGCACCGGATTGGCATTTTGCCCGAACGGCTGCGGTTCCGGCAGCACATGGGCAACGAGATGGCACATTACGCGTGCGATTGCTGGGATGCGGAATGTCTCACCAGCTACGGATGGATCGAGTGCGTCGGATGTGCCGATCGGTCTGCGTACGATCTGACGCAGCACACGAACGCGACGGGAGTGAAGCTGGTGGCGGAGAAAAAGCTACCCGCACCGAAAACGATCGAAGTGACGGAAGTTGTACCGAACAAGGCCGCCATCGGGAAGGCGTTCAAGAAGGAAGCGAAGGCCATTACGGAGGCGCTGGCAAAGCTGAGCCTGGGTGAGGTAGAGACCATTGGCAAGAGTCTCGGTGACAGTGGGGAGCATTTGCTGGCGGTCAATGGAACCGATGTGAAGCTAACGAACGATCTGATTGCGGTGAAAACTACCTCCAAGACGGTGCACGTTGAAGAGATCACCCCGAGCGTCATTGAGCCTTCGTTCGGCATTGGCCGCATTATGTACTCACTGCTGGAGCATAGCTTCCGGATGCGCGAAGGCGACGAACAGCGCTGCTACTTCTCGCTGCCACCGGTTGTGGCTCCGTTGAAGTGCTCCGTGCTTCCGCTGAGTAACAATGCCGAGTTTGCACCGTTTGTGAAGAAGATTT CTTCGGCCCTCACATCCGTCGACGTGTCGCACAAGGTGGATGATTCGAGCGGTTCGATCGGTCGTCGTTATGCACGCACGGACGAGATTGCCATTCCGTACGGAATTACGATCGATTTCGACACGCTGAAGGAACCGCATACGGTGACGCTGCGCGAACGGGACTCGATGAAGCAAGTTCGCATTGGA TTGGATGAAGTTGCTAACACTATTCGTGATCTAGCAACAGGACGCACAAGCTGGGCCGAGGTGGAACAAAAGTATCCACGATTTGAGCAGCAAGAAGCGAGCGCGAAGTAG
- the LOC1275455 gene encoding glycine--tRNA ligase isoform X2 yields MTDPKIEAELAPLREAVKEQGDLVRKLKSEGAPEIDVKKAVNELKARKKVLEDRELSLAPQVASFDRARMEDLLKRRFFYDQSFAIYGGITGQYDFGPMGCALKSNMINTWRQFFVLEEQMLEVDCSILTPEPVLKASGHVDRFADLMTKDVKNGECFRLDHLIKNHLEKLAAAKDATAELKDECADIVIKLDGMTKDEMAAILRKYNMKSPITGNDLTEPIEFNLMFGTQIGPTGLVKGFLRPETAQGIFVNFKRLLEFNQGRLPFAAAQIGNSFRNEISPRSGLIRVREFTMCEIEHFCDPQAKNHPKFENVADTVMTLYSACNQMDGKSAQQIRIGDAVASGLVANETLGYFMARIQMYLHRIGILPERLRFRQHMGNEMAHYACDCWDAECLTSYGWIECVGCADRSAYDLTQHTNATGVKLVAEKKLPAPKTIEVTEVVPNKAAIGKAFKKEAKAITEALAKLSLGEVETIGKSLGDSGEHLLAVNGTDVKLTNDLIAVKTTSKTVHVEEITPSVIEPSFGIGRIMYSLLEHSFRMREGDEQRCYFSLPPVVAPLKCSVLPLSNNAEFAPFVKKISSALTSVDVSHKVDDSSGSIGRRYARTDEIAIPYGITIDFDTLKEPHTVTLRERDSMKQVRIGLDEVANTIRDLATGRTSWAEVEQKYPRFEQQEASAK; encoded by the exons ATGACTGATCCAAAGATTGAGGCAGAGCTGGCGCCGTTGCGCGAAGCAGTTAAGGAGCAG GGAGACCTGGTACGCAAGCTCAAAAGTGAAGGTGCTCCAGAAATTGACGTGAAGAAAGCGGTCAATGAGCTGAAGGCGCGCAAGAAGGTGCTTGAAGATCGTGAATTGAGCCTCGCTCCCCAGGTGGCCAGCTTCGATCGGGCCCGTATGGAGGATCTGCTGAAGCGACGGTTCTTCTACGACCAAAGCTTTGCCATCTACGGTGGCATTACCGGCCAGTACGACTTTGGACCGATGGGCTGTGCGCTCAAGTCCAATATGATCAATACGTGGCGTCAGTTCTTCGTGCTCGAGGAGCAGATGCTCGAGGTAGATTGTTCCATCCTGACGCCGGAACCGGTCCTGAAGGCGTCCGGCCATGTCGATCGCTTTGCCGATCTGATGACGAAGGACGTAAAGAATGGTGAATGTTTCCGGCTGGATCATCTGATTAAAAATCACCTGGAGAAGCTGGCAGCGGCCAAGGATGCGACGGCGGAGCTGAAGGACGAGTGTGCCGATATCGTGATCAAGCTGGACGGTATGACCAAGGACGAGATGGCAGCGATTCTGCGGAAGTACAACATGAAATCGCCCATCACCGGTAACGATCTGACGGAGCCGATCGAGTTCAACCTAATGTTCGGCACGCAGATCGGACCGACCGGATTGGTGAAGGGTTTCCTGCGTCCCGAAACGGCGCAGGGAATTTTCGTGAACTTCAAGCGACTGCTCGAGTTCAACCAGGGCCGGCTACCGTTCGCTGCGGCCCAGATCGGCAACAGCTTCCGGAATGAAATTTCACCCCGCTCCGGTCTGATCCGGGTGCGCGAGTTTACCATGTGCGAGATCGAACACTTCTGCGATCCGCAGGCGAAAAACCATCCTAAGTTCGAGAATGTCGCGGACACGGTAATGACGCTCTACTCCGCCTGCAACCAGATGGACGGAAAGAGTGCCCAGCAGATCCGGATCGGTGATGCCGTAGCGAGTGGTCTGGTCGCGAACGAAACGCTCGGCTACTTTATGGCCCGCATACAGATGTACCTGCACCGGATTGGCATTTTGCCCGAACGGCTGCGGTTCCGGCAGCACATGGGCAACGAGATGGCACATTACGCGTGCGATTGCTGGGATGCGGAATGTCTCACCAGCTACGGATGGATCGAGTGCGTCGGATGTGCCGATCGGTCTGCGTACGATCTGACGCAGCACACGAACGCGACGGGAGTGAAGCTGGTGGCGGAGAAAAAGCTACCCGCACCGAAAACGATCGAAGTGACGGAAGTTGTACCGAACAAGGCCGCCATCGGGAAGGCGTTCAAGAAGGAAGCGAAGGCCATTACGGAGGCGCTGGCAAAGCTGAGCCTGGGTGAGGTAGAGACCATTGGCAAGAGTCTCGGTGACAGTGGGGAGCATTTGCTGGCGGTCAATGGAACCGATGTGAAGCTAACGAACGATCTGATTGCGGTGAAAACTACCTCCAAGACGGTGCACGTTGAAGAGATCACCCCGAGCGTCATTGAGCCTTCGTTCGGCATTGGCCGCATTATGTACTCACTGCTGGAGCATAGCTTCCGGATGCGCGAAGGCGACGAACAGCGCTGCTACTTCTCGCTGCCACCGGTTGTGGCTCCGTTGAAGTGCTCCGTGCTTCCGCTGAGTAACAATGCCGAGTTTGCACCGTTTGTGAAGAAGATTT CTTCGGCCCTCACATCCGTCGACGTGTCGCACAAGGTGGATGATTCGAGCGGTTCGATCGGTCGTCGTTATGCACGCACGGACGAGATTGCCATTCCGTACGGAATTACGATCGATTTCGACACGCTGAAGGAACCGCATACGGTGACGCTGCGCGAACGGGACTCGATGAAGCAAGTTCGCATTGGA TTGGATGAAGTTGCTAACACTATTCGTGATCTAGCAACAGGACGCACAAGCTGGGCCGAGGTGGAACAAAAGTATCCACGATTTGAGCAGCAAGAAGCGAGCGCGAAGTAG
- the LOC1275453 gene encoding probable ATP-dependent RNA helicase pitchoune: MGKKNKQKISPVINGNAKNGHASVEDLEENYEAEEATPKGKQKLKKKNKIPQQQEEEDEQDVAVGRGVKRPKDDTDDEEEEEQNGEEADSNGEDKEAEQEETVPSMTNSAYEIILGNREFKSLEGKVSDQTMKAIGEMGFTKMTEIQAKSIPPLLEGRDLIGSAKTGSGKTLAFLIPAVELIHKLRFKPRNGAGVIVISPTRELAMQIFGVLKELMTYHCQTYGLLMGGASRHTENEKLEKGINIIVATPGRLLDHLKSTPNFLFKNLQCLIIDECDRILEIGFEEDLKQIISILPKKRQTMLFSATQSSRLEELGKLALKSEPIYVGVDDNKKEATVTGLEQGYIVCPSERRLLVLFTFLKKNRKKKVMVFFSSCLSVKFHHELFNYIDLPVMSIHGKQKQSKRTSVFFQFCNAETGILLCTDVAARGLDIPAVDWIVQYDPPNDTKEYIHRVGRTARGEDLCGHALLMLRPEEVGFLKYLKQAKVPLNEFEFSWSKIADIQLQLENLMAKNYFLNQSGKLAFKTYVRAYEGHHMKDVFNIANLDLVQVAKNFGFTQPPYVDFGKSFKLHNSERRPGNRGMGHFKTLNKEKEGKLKIKHITDRKQLKKVKYE; encoded by the exons atgggaaagaaaaacaagcagaAAATATCTCCAGTAATCAATGGAAATGCGAAAAACGGACATG CCTCCGTAGAAGACTTGGAGGAAAATTACGAGGCGGAGGAAGCAACGCCGAAAGGTAAACAAAAgctgaagaaaaagaataaaatccCACAacagcaggaggaggaggatgaacAGGACGTGGCAGTTGGCCGAG GTGTGAAGCGGCCTAAAGATGATACTgatgatgaggaggaggaagagcagAACGGCGAAGAAGCCGATAGCAACGGGGAAGACAAGGAAGCCGAGCAGGAAGAAACCGTTCCGTCGATGACGAACAGTGCGTACGAGATCATCCTCGGCAACCGGGAGTTCAAGTCGCTCGAGGGCAAAGTGTCGGACCAGACGATGAAAGCGATCGGTGAGATGGGATTCACCAAGATGACGGAAATTCAGGCCAAATCGATACCGCCACTGCTGGAGGGTAGAGATTTGATCGGTTCGGCCAAAACGGGCAGTGGTAAAACGTTGGCCTTCCTCATTCCCGCCGTCGAGCTGATCCACAAGCTGCGCTTCAAGCCGCGCAACGGAGCGGGCGTCATCGTCATCTCGCCGACGCGCGAGCTGGCGATGCAGATTTTCGGCGTCCTGAAGGAGCTAATGACGTACCACTGTCAGACGTATGGGCTGCTGATGGGAGGAGCAAGCCGTCACACCGAGAACGAAAAGCTGGAAAAGGGCATCAACATTATCGTGGCGACGCCGGGCCGGTTGCTGGACCATCTGAAATCAACGCCCAACTTCCTGTTCAAGAACTTGCAGTGCTTGATTATCGATGAGTGCGATCGCATCCTGGAGATCGGGTTCGAGGAGGACCTAAAACAGATCATTAGCATTTTGCCGA AAAAGCGCCAAACCATGCTGTTTTCCGCCACACAGTCATCGCGTCTGGAAGAGCTGGGAAAGCTCGCCCTGAAATCGGAACCCATCTACGTCGGTGTGGATGATAACAAGAAGGAAGCAACGGTGACGGGGCTGGAACAGGGCTACATCGTGTGTCCCTCCGAGCGGCGTCTGCTCGTGCTGTTCACCTTCCTGAAGAAGAACCGCAAGAAGAAGGTGatggttttcttttcctcctgcCTGTCCGTCAAGTTCCATCACGAGCTGTTCAACTACATCGATCTGCCGGTGATGTCGATTCAC ggcaaacaaaagcaatcgAAGCGTACGTCGGTATTTTTCCAGTTCTGTAACGCCGAGACGGGTATACTGCTCTGCACGGATGTGGCCGCCCGTGGGCTCGATATTCCTGCCGTCGATTGGATCGTGCAGTACGATCCACCGAACGATACCAAGGAGTACATCCATCGCGTCGGTCGTACGGCCCGTGGGGAGGACCTGTGCGGTCATGCGCTGCTAATGCTCCGTCCGGAAGAGGTTGGCTTCTTGAAATATCTCAAGCAAGCGAAGGTACCGCTGAACGAGTTCGAGTTCTCGTGGAGCAAAATAGCGGACATTCAGCTGCAGCTCGAGAATTTGATGGCGAAGAACTATTTCCTGAACCAGTCGGGCAAGCTGGCGTTCAAGACGTACGTGCGTGCGTACGAAGGGCACCACATGAAGGACGTGTTCAACATAGCCAATCTCGATCTGGTGCAGGTGGCGAAGAACTTTGGCTTCACCCAGCCACCGTACGTTGACTTTGGCAAGAGCTTCAAGCTGCACAACTCCGAGCGGCGACCCGGTAACCGTGGAATGGGCCACTTCAAGACGCTCAACAAGGAGAAGGAGGGCAAGCTGAAAATTAAGCACATTACCGATCGGAAACAGCTGAAGAAGGTCAAGTACGAGTAA